One genomic window of Carassius gibelio isolate Cgi1373 ecotype wild population from Czech Republic chromosome A10, carGib1.2-hapl.c, whole genome shotgun sequence includes the following:
- the LOC128020620 gene encoding trace amine-associated receptor 13c-like — MVYETQYCFPAINSSCIKGKRSSYEYNIMYVFFSLLSAWTVFLNLLVIISISHFKKLHTPTNLIILSLAVADMLIGLIVMPVDAIKLTETCWYFGDTFCDVFMVIMGLLISTSLCNLVLIAVDRYVAVCHPLLYPKKITMTKTLISICLCWFFSSTYNIGFLVSGRYFAASQRSDGCYGKCYLVISLSWTSTDLFFSFLLPCTMIITLYLRIFYVAHQQVKVINSLMKSGKCVTEGSVRRISESKAALTLGIIVTVYLLCYIPYIVSATCSTVISPATVTFLLWTLYVNSGLNPLIYALFYRWFKISVKHILKFKIFEPGSSLVDIFKDY; from the coding sequence GCTCTAGTTATGAATACAATATcatgtatgtgtttttttcattgctgtcagcatggactgtgtttctgaacctgctggtgatcatctccatctctcacttcaagaagcttcacactccaaccAACCTGATCATTCTCTCTTTGGCTGTGGCCGATATGCTTATAGGGCTTATTGTCATGCCTGTGGATGCCATCAAACTAACTGAGACATGTTGGTACTTTGGAGACACTTTCTGTGATGTGTTTATGGTAATCATGGGACTGCTCATCTCAACATCTctttgtaatttagttttaattgctgtCGACCGTTATGTGGCTGTGTGTCACCCTTTATTGTACCCAAAGAAAATAacaatgactaaaactttaataaGCATCTGTCTCTGCTGGTTTTTCTCTTCAACATACAATATTGGCTTTTTAGTTAGTGGCAGATATTTTGCAGCTTCCCAAAGATCAGATGGGTGTTATGGAAAATGCTATTTAGTGATAAGTTTATCTTGGACATcaactgacctttttttttccttcttgttacCTTGTACCATGattattactttatatttgaGGATTTTCTATGTCGCacatcagcaagtgaaagttATAAACTCCCTGATGAAGAGTGGTAAATGTGTAACAGAAGGATCAGTGAGAAGGATATCTGAGAGCAAAGCTgcactgacattaggaatcattgtcaCAGTTTATCTGCTTTGCTATATTCCCTATATAGTGTCTGCAACATGTTCTACAGTTATATCTCCTGCCACAGTGACATTTCTATTGTGGACTTTGTATGTTAACTCCGGTCTAAATCCTCTTATCTATGCTTTATTCTACCGCTGGTTTAAAATATcagttaaacacattttaaaatttaaaatattcgaGCCAGGATCTTCTCTTGTGgacatttttaaagattattaa